A segment of the Lampris incognitus isolate fLamInc1 chromosome 19, fLamInc1.hap2, whole genome shotgun sequence genome:
GTCCACCACAAGGATTGGGTCTcctgacacaaacagagcaatatagtgtacatggttaagtgccaggaggattgccatggaatatactggggaaactaaacagatgctggccaagagaatggcacaacacaggacagctaacacatcaggccaggactccacagtctacatccatctacaggccagtggccactcttacaaggatcaggatgtgcacatccttgatagagaggaacgctggtttgaactgggagtcaaagaggcaatctatgttaagagggaacgaccatccctgaaccggggggggggggggggcgcagcggCTAAGCGTACATctgccgccatcttacaatgctgtgattgcaaacattccgaaatcctctgtgaatagtacacatggcccttgaaactagttaatggtcgcacccatatttgcatatgaaactggttgttggtttcggttgatatgcagctgtattgtttatgatgggtggggatacctgcagtcagttcagattgAAGATGTcaattagttgagtgatgaaacgtatcagtcaataaatgttgtatccagatgaactaattcaaactTCTTTGACCTTACTTGTATCAATTTCCTGACTAATGACGAGGACTAACTGTTACTGCACAGCTGTTTTTGACAAATTGTGGTTTGCTTGAAGTTCTGCCATGTGGAATCATAACCAAACTAATGTAACCAAGTAAATACCATCCCTAGATTGAGAAGAAAGGGAACGGGCTGTAGCTTTAAAAATGCCCTATGGGCTTGCCTGAATCTTGGCCTCACGCTCGTCTAGTGAGACTATAAGGTTAGCAATGTGAGCACTCACTGTAGTAACCCTCAGCATCAGTCCAGTTGTCTCGAAGATTGGGGTTCTCTTTGAAGTCCTTCCCAACACCCGCCGCTCTCATCCTTGCACTCTGTAGAAATGTCACAAGAACAAGAATTGTGGCTCAACCAAATAGAACTATAGACAGTCTGTAAGACTGGAGCAACCGCTGGAAGCCTACTTCGATGACCACATTCTGCTGACAATCAAAATGGTCTATGCAATGTGTCCTACCCTTATCATTTATGGTGGGACATCAAAATATCAGCTAGGGATGGTAAGACTTAGCCACTTCAAGTAAGTACTAAAAAAAATTAATATCAGTGCTTTTTGTGGTGCAAGACAAGGTGCATTAACAAAGAGCAAATGGAGGGGGGAAACAATTAATGTGCAATAAACTCATCCTTGACTGCAGTTAATCATACAGTGAGTATTTAAAGCTGATaaatcattattttatccatctgaaccatggagtcaggttacagaatactaacTGGCAACTTTATTATGGTTGGACACACTACGGTCTTTCAATACTGGCATTGAAATGTTTTGACTGGGTTGCACGAACACTGGTGGAGTGGCAAACACATACATTTTGGAAACAATTTCAGCTGGAACAAAGACTGAAATGTGATGCCGATGTAACGATGTTTCTGTTGGACAAACAACCAATATTAATATAGAACAGTGTTTCAATCTAGTTTGATGAGGTTTGTAATACCATACATTAcactgcctgtgttagctttggtccaagcATCCCATTTTCACAAACATGCGAACtgcttactgctgagctgatcTGCACACAGGCaataatggctgctacaccttatcTGTACTGTGAGAAAATCAGTTGCAACAGGTCTATTTCTCACCAACtcctacatcaaactatatcggAACACTGCTCTATTGTAGTACTGTCTGTCCAGCAGAACAACCACATCGTCaacacatttcaaatggataaaataaagacttattaatggagaaaagtgACAGACTGCAGCTTCAAATACTCTAAAACCCCATTCACACATGCCGCTTAACATGTAAAACCTTTCCTAAATTTTACGTGTTGGGTGTAAGTGTCAATGCGAGCCAGAGTCAATATTTCGTAAAAGTATCATAATTCGATGACAAAACCTAGTAATATTTACGACACATTAACAAATGACAATAGTGTCAcgatcatgaatgactagactcactagccctcgactggttagtgcagtcgcccctGGTGCGGGTGACCTCGGTGTGCGTCCTGTCTGCAGCAATTCCTGGCTGTGGCAATTCCCAGCtcctccctgaattcgctacattggtgtcagaagtgggatggtgaggccatcggaagcacgtgcccccagaggcgtgagggagctgatatgctgaagtgcgggacGCACTTTCCAAAGGAGGGGGGaagtgtaatgaccacagatgactacactcgctagcccttggctaaagggtctgagcctttagtcaactggttagcaCAGCTGCGGCAGCTCCCGgcggccccccgaattcactacaatagtgTTGACAAAAGCCATTTAATTACCATATTAAGATGATTTTACAGGAGTGAGTGAACCATTCACAATGAATATATCTATGACTTGTTCACATGAGGGATTTGTATGAAGTGAGAGATTTGTAAACCAGTAAAATAAGAGAATatttaaaaatgtctggaaaatggAACAGACCGACTTAGAAATGAGAGGTGCTTTCATAAATAACAGTGTTACAGATGCTGTAGTTGATGACATAAGACCTTCCTCATGATCAGGGAATGAGACTGAGGCACTATCATGTCATGTATGAACTACAGCTATCTGTAaattttacatatgctgtattcaTGAATGGGGAAAAATCTCTCCAAAAGTGTTACGAAATGTATGTTTGAAAGTAGCATAAAATTATGTATTTGAATAGTCAATGGGGAAAAAATTATGATTCATAAACAGATTTTTGTTGAATATAATCTGGGATCAAAATACGCTATTTACTTCTGAATGATTTTCATTAAAGTAACAGACCATCAGACCCCGCATTTTAATGTCAAGAAGGGATACAGTAAGtcaagatgaaatataaaaagctgaaaagttgaTAGTGGTGAAAATAAACTATAAAACAGATAATTCTGTaattaaaacataaaataaataaatctgttaTTTGAAAAAAGGCCCCCAGGCTTCACTATTTGAGTGTCCTTTCAATAGAGGATAACTGATTTGAATTCAAAATAGTTCTGGGGATAAAGATGATAGTTACTTCCACCACTTACATCAAAGTCTGCCGCAAACATGTCATCTGACTCAGTAAACATGTCAGGGGCTGAGGGCTTCTTTGGATTGGCTCCTATAAGAAAGAGGAGAAACGGTACCATCAGTCTCTAGTTATTACCACtttgtaaaacagaaaatatggAACGTGTTTGTTTCACATACTCTGCAGAGATCAAAACATGCTTCAGGTGGCAGAGTGACACGCAGGCTTTGGATTACAAGCCAGCAACTGAATGAACACAtgacagaaaaacacaaaatcaAAAAGCCTGCCCTTTTGGTCACCACACAACTCTGTATCCGTCACACAAATTAAACCAAGCCCAATGAAAGACAGTAGCTGCTAACCTTAGAGAGGACAGGGATTTTTCGTTTCCATATTAAGTGCCCTACACCAAATAGAGAGTGGGCTCCTGGAGTATGAAACGACAAACTTTCAGACCAGTCTACTCATTTCCCTCCCTATAGCTTCCTGTTGGCATGTTCCCATGCGCATTACAGACTTATTTGTGGAGGCCTATCACTCCACACAAATATTTCTCCTTAACAAATAGAAAATATTAAaacataatataaatataattttGATGACAAGACACATTTGGGATGCCACCTGCAAAAACTCAACTGCACTCTTAGAGCTGGTGAGAAGACATTAGTACTTATCCACCTAGATAGGATAAGTGTGGTTCATTCAGTTTGCCTTGTATGCCAACAAACAGAATCCAGACCAGGACATTACCGTCTTTCTCTTGGGCGATGAGGTTGTGCTTTGCTTTGATATTGGCCTCAAAGGTGTTGAGGTTCTCGCGCTCATATTCCTTGACATCTGCAGCCACTCGTTCCAGGATGTCATCAGGCGAGGGTGACCGGCTGCGTGTGCTGCTCTGCGGGCTGCTGGGCTCAGATGCCATGTTGGTATCCTCATTCCCCACCTTGTATTTCTGCATTTATGAGGGAGTAATATTGACATAGAAAACATAAGGAGTGGGTTAAGTagtgtatttgttgttgttttggcaaTAAGAACAGTAGGATTTTAGTGAATaagaaatttatttttttaaagatgCACAGGATATGATGAAATAATCCTCTGTCATAATCTAGGGTAAGCACTCATTCAAAAGCCTAATCAAACAAAAAGCTACTGCATAAACTAATTTCTTAACACAATGTATAAATTAAGGACATCAGGCTACACTGTGTTCAATCAAGTTAACCATGTCATAGCCAACATTCGTAACTAAAATCCAAAAATTAGTTCGGACAGTGTTGAGTGTGTGAATGCAGGCAGGTCACTGAGTTTATGAAGCAGACACCTTTCCTCACCAATGTTTCACTGAGTTTGGCCCACAACACCACAAAAGACCACACAGTGCaccccagcaaaaaaaaaaaaaaaaggcagattgAATTTGTGAGCGAGTAAATCAACCTGGACAATGGCCATGCGCTGCTGACGGCGCTGCTCAATGAGAGCCTCTTCATCCACCTCCTCACCATCAAAGTCATCTAACCTGCAAATGCAagcacgtgcacacgcacgcacgcgcacgcacgcacgcacgcacgcatgcacacacacacacacacacacacacacacacacaaagagccttTTGGAAACTTCTTAAGACCTCAAGTGCCTTGAATATTTACATCTCATTTTTCAAAGGTCTGACAAACAAATGTGTGATGTAGGTGGTCATATCACAGCAAAGCAGACCCATTATTTTGACCGTTCTCATTTAGATCTGCATGTGAAGGTGCACAATGAATAAGCCCTGTGAGGGCAAAAGAAACCAGCAGCCTTTTTACTTACATTTCTCCTTCTGAAGACTCTTGGTCAACTTTCATCCCTTCTGACAGGCTGCCCTTGAACTTGTCCTCATCTCTGCTGCGCCTCCTTCTTCTTTCCCTTTCCCGCGAGGTTGAGCGTCGGTACTGTCTGGGTCTACCATATCTATCCCTTTCCCCAGACCTTTTGGAGATACCAGTTCTTTTTTAACCACTAAAACACCAGAGTGTAATGCCTGAAAAGCTAGCTAGCTTTTAAACAATCACAAAGATGCTAATAGAACTATGACTTAGCTCAACAATCACAAAGATGCTAATAGAACCTTTCAGCGCTGCAATAAGAAATAGTGACTTTTTACGATTCATAATgctgaaagaaacaaaaaaaaaaaactcagggtAGCACACAAGGTAGCAAAAAATTAAGAGAGTCATCTTAGTCAAGCAGAGCTACAAATGTTACCTACTAATGTTACTATCAAGCACCACCATAAAATGTAACTAAACAATTTCTGGTGTTCTACATGTCAACCAAACAAAAAATATTCACAGTTTATGTTCACTTTACCATGACCTGAAAAGGGTTATTACTAAATTAATTGTCCTTTACGATTTTTAGCTGAGTGTCAAGTAAAAATCACACTGTCAAGTAGTAGAGGTAATACATGAGTGGCATTTGTTTCATAGTCACTTTACATAAACATATCAGTCAATTTCACACATTTTACTGCCAACTACAAAATATGAAGTTATTAGTTGTTCCATCCAACTTTTGAATAAATTTTAAGAGAATGACTGAATGTAGCAAAATAAATCAGGTAAATTAAAGGTTAATTTGGGTATTTTAAACGTGGGCCCTATGTTCCCATAATTTTGTGCCTAAAATGACTAAAAGGGACATTTTTTGGAACTGGTCCAGTATTGAGCGAGAATGCTTTAGTTGGCAGCCGCGAAACAGGCTACAATGTAATCCGCCAGGCCAAGTGCACCCGTCAAAGTACATCCACTAAAAGTGCTCAGATTGTTGTGTTATAGAAAGGTTCCCTAGAGATAGACCTTTTGCTTTACATTTAGCTTCTTCTGGTTGTAATATCCCTTTTCCTGCTGTTATTATCTGCGTGCGGGGGCATGGATGTTTACAAAAGTCACGCCGAATGTTATCAGAGCTGACCATTCATTCAAATGCATTTTAGACACCAACATTCGCCGTCCTTGAGTGTATGGaccaggtgtttttttttattttctatttatttcagTGAAGTGCAGATTACATATTGTGAATTTTGGAATGTTTATTTGCAACCGATATCAGGATGCGCGTTTGTCCACTGTTGATCCTTCTCTTGGCCCTTTCAGACAATGTGATTTGAGCTGCGTTTGCTGCTGGGTTCATCACACATCTGACAAGGTATTCAGGGAAGTTGTGGCGAACATTGCAAAATAGGCAGAGTTTTCAGAAGTTCTAGTGGGACTTCTCAAACTTCTACCAGAACAAGTTCATCATTTTGTCCCTACATAAGCGTAAACTTGTGTTGTACATTTCAGGGAATTCTGACACACAGTATTAtcttttcctccattttgccTTCTGTGCCTGGCTGGGTGCCTCATTTCTATTGGCTCCGCGCTTTACTCTCGATGCAGCAAAAAGCCATCATGGCGCGGCGCAAGCCATTGGAAATAATGGGTTTCAGAGCGCAGTGGTGCCGTTGTTGCACCGTGTCTGCCTGTTGTGCACCGGGCGCGCACACAAGTTTTCAGCTCTCACGGTAGGTTGGCCACATATTTACACAATACTCTTAAACAGAAACAAttcactttttttattattatttttatttcctaTGCAGATGTACTTCCCTACAGCATCACcccaatcattctagaatgattaattatttccaaatagagctattcaagtcatctggtgaaaattcctTATTTTTTCCATatcgcaggaaaaaaaaaataccgtAATTTGAGTTTTTTCCAATATCATGCAGCCCTAAATAAATGTGAATTTTAATTCGGTTTTAAAGAAAGCCCGGTGATTGTGATTATAGAGTTGGATGAGATGCAATATGAGCAAAGCTCCTCACATATACAAAATGGAACTATAAGTTTTCTAGCAACAACATGATCAGAGGCAGGAAAAATTCTATGCATTTACAAGAAACAATAGTAGTTGAAAAAATAACAAGACAGAGTAGGGACAGCAAAAACCTCTCCTTTCAGTTGTCTAAAGACTGTCTCTGCATTCAGCATAACCTAGAGATAGCTCAATGAGCGGCTTTTACCTGTGTCTCAGTGGAGACCTGCTCCGCCTGCGGGGAGATGAGCGGGAGCGTCGTCGTGGTGATGGAGACCTTCGTCTTAGAGGTGAGCGACTCATCCTGCGGCGAGAGGATGACCTTGGACTGGTGTCCCTTGACCTGTCCCTGCCTAATCCCATGTCTGTTCGCAGGCGTTTTCTGTAGAAAGGTTAGCAGAGTGGAGATAAACAGGCTGAATTTGTCATAGTAAAATGCACTTCCCAGTCTTATCTTGAGCACTATTTCTATATATTGAGCGTTCATCTAGATAACAGAGTATCTGAATAATTTATAACCATGCCCTATTTTCCTACACACCAGATAAATAAAACTAATGCTCACAACTCTGCAAATGACAATGTCACACATCAAATCTAATTACTCTGTTAGTAAATAATTAGCCACAACATTTACCTAGTCACAGTGGTTTAGCTGAACACAAGAAACACAGCAACACCTGCAAAAGCTGACCTAAATTTTGATCTCTGTACTTCTCAGACAACTGCCAACTTATTTATCGCCTCCTTTCAATTACAAGTAGACCTTATGCCCTTACACATTCTAGCAGACACCTGATATAAATGTTAAAAGTTCTGCCATGTAAAAAGCAACTCTAACCACAAACCTGAGCGGTGACTCCTGCCTGTCAGCATCCCTCCTCCTGTCTTCTGGTGAGCGGCTGCGGCCCCTCCTAGGAGAAGACCTTGTTCTGGAGGGAGAGTGGCTCTGCTTTGAAGCCCTGTCTGAGGCACTGGCCGAGGGCTGGCGGGTATCTTTGTGGCGGGGTGAAACACTCCGTCTCCTAGGGGGGCTGTGAATCCCTCGTCTATGAGGGGAGCGGTTCTCTTTACCAGATGAAGCGTCCTTGGATGGGGATTTAGCTGGTCGTTTGTCTCGCTCAGCATCTAAGCGACTGGGCCTTTCCCGTCCAGGTGATCTGGACCGGCGGTTTGCTCTTTCCTTATCTGGTCTGACATCAGGCTGTGGTGATGAACGTTTGTCAGTGCGGATACTTCTCTGCTCGCCTCTCTTGATGGAGGGGGAGTTGGACTTTCTGGTTCTCTCTTTGGACCTATCAGTACTGCCTGAACGCTTTCTGTCTGGTGACTTGCTCCTGCCACGGCCTTTGTCCTTGACAGCTGCATCTTTGCTGCTTTTGGTCGTCTTCTCCTGCTTAGACTCCTTGGATGGTCTATCCCTAGACTTACTCCGACTGTGACGCCTGGAGCTGGATTTACTGGCCTCTGTTGAGTCCCGTCTAGATTTGCCACTTCTTCCAGCCCGGGGAGACTCAGGTTTACCTGTGCTGCCCTTTTGGCGCTGCTCTCCATTTCTGACCCTCGCATCTCCATCCTCTTCTGACCCAGAATTATAACCCTGAAGGATCAGGCCCATTCCCGATTGCACCTTGCCCTCCATCAACTGGCTGTCCAGTTCAGCTTTGATCATGGCCCGCTGCTTCTCCAAATCCTCTAGCAAGGCCCGATCATCCAAACTGGGGTTTCCAGGGGAGGGAGACGATTCAGTCTTTCTGTGGCTAGAGGAGCCAAAGACAGCAGCGTTGGAGGGAGAAGAGCCCTCCTTGCGCTTGCGTTTCCTGTGTTTGTGTCGATGCTTGCGCTTGCGGTCTTTGTCCTCCTCAGAGGCATGCTTATGTTTTTTGTGCTTACTCCGATGCTTGTGTTTCTTCCTCTTATGTTTGCTGCCACTGCTGTGATGTTTGGACCCTTCTTCTATCTTCTCGCCATTTGTTTCTGCCTCCTCCTAGTGGAAGAAGCAGCAGTTTCAAAGCCAATACAGATATCAGATGACATGAACTTTGACATCAGTTTTGATCATTATTCTTTCAGCTCTACCTTTCAAAAAAGATACAATCTCTCTCAGAGCACAAATTTTTTTAATATTAGTCTGCTTGCCAAATTGTCAATGGACCAATTACTTTACTTTTGTGCATCATTCTTCAGTAGCTTTATAAAAAATATTAAAAGGCGCAATCTGTAATTTATATGACCACATAAAATCGaggcatatttatatatataatggaAGAGTTCAGCATTTTGCGTCTTTCTCAACCAATCATAACTAAAAATATGGGCCTGCGTAACTTCAATTTTTACAAACATTACCAATGGAAACAAACATTTCACGGCATTTCaaaacattagaaactcagatGTTGTTGTTATTGAAAGACCTGTCAATCAGTTTGGGAGTGATAGGGGTTCCAATCCTGTGTTTAGTAATTTGGTAGCGGGGATATCCTTTTATTTAATTTGAATTGgggattgtacctttaaacaaATTTTTAAATTAATTAAGTTGGCATATTTGGTCAACCTAAAACCCTGGCCTCATGAacaccttgtttttttttaaggagttgttccttacccaatGCAAGGGCCTAAGGCCAGGacattgtattgctgtaaagccccttgaggcaaatttgtaatttgtgatactgggctatacaaataaaactgacttgacttgaccttcaaACATTTTATCTTCAAACCTTTATGTAAAACTGTTTGGACAGTGTTGTCAATCACGTAATTCTTTAAATCTGAAAATGACTGTAGCTGCCTGATGACAGTTATGTCATTAATGTTGTTGTcccttttataaatgtatttccacTTAGCATTTTTTTGATTGCCTATTCTTGAGTACAAACACATAAGttcaggggtgggcaacatgatccagaacgagccggtgtgggtgcaggtctttgctccaaccaagcagttacacacctgattctattagtcaaccaatagtctttgctaaggacatTGATTTtgaagactcaggtgtgtaactgcttagttagaacaaagacctgcacccacaccggtcctttctggatcatgttgccaatCCCTGTATGAATATGAAGATGCATTTTATGTCAATTTTGCAAGGATGGTACCTTATGATCATAATCACTCCGAAATTCCAATTTTATCTAGACACCATTAATAAACGTGGAAAGGTAAACCATAA
Coding sequences within it:
- the prpf4bb gene encoding pre-mRNA processing factor 4Bb isoform X1 yields the protein MADVEMDIASRRMNNGNEHVKRDLESRERSGNEESGDMSEEEEEEEEAETNGEKIEEGSKHHSSGSKHKRKKHKHRSKHKKHKHASEEDKDRKRKHRHKHRKRKRKEGSSPSNAAVFGSSSHRKTESSPSPGNPSLDDRALLEDLEKQRAMIKAELDSQLMEGKVQSGMGLILQGYNSGSEEDGDARVRNGEQRQKGSTGKPESPRAGRSGKSRRDSTEASKSSSRRHSRSKSRDRPSKESKQEKTTKSSKDAAVKDKGRGRSKSPDRKRSGSTDRSKERTRKSNSPSIKRGEQRSIRTDKRSSPQPDVRPDKERANRRSRSPGRERPSRLDAERDKRPAKSPSKDASSGKENRSPHRRGIHSPPRRRSVSPRHKDTRQPSASASDRASKQSHSPSRTRSSPRRGRSRSPEDRRRDADRQESPLRKRLRTDMGLGRDRSRDTSPRSSSRRRMSRSPLRRRSPSPRRRSRSSPRRRSRSPLRHRSGERDRYGRPRQYRRSTSRERERRRRRSRDEDKFKGSLSEGMKVDQESSEGEMLDDFDGEEVDEEALIEQRRQQRMAIVQKYKVGNEDTNMASEPSSPQSSTRSRSPSPDDILERVAADVKEYERENLNTFEANIKAKHNLIAQEKDGANPKKPSAPDMFTESDDMFAADFDSARMRAAGVGKDFKENPNLRDNWTDAEGYYRVNIGETLDKRYDVYGYTGQGVFSNVIRARDTARAGQEVAVKIIRNNELMQKTGLKELEFLKKLNDADPDDKFHCLRLFRHFYHKQHLCLVFEPLSMNLREVLKKYGKDVGLHIKAVRSYSQQLFLALKLLKRCNILHADIKPDNILVNESKTILKLCDFGSASHVADNDITPYLVSRFYRAPEIIIGKPYDYGIDMWSVGCTLYELYTGKILFPGSSNNHMIKLAMDLKGKMPNKMIRKGLFKDQHFDQNLNFLYIEVDKVTEREKVTVMSTINPTKDLLADMVGGQRLPEDQRKKVMQLKDLLDGTLMLDPAKRISINQALQHPFIQEKI
- the prpf4bb gene encoding pre-mRNA processing factor 4Bb isoform X2 — protein: MADVEMDIASRRMNNGNEHVKRDLESRERSGNEESGDMSEEEEEEVREEAETNGEKIEEGSKHHSSGSKHKRKKHKHRSKHKKHKHASEEDKDRKRKHRHKHRKRKRKEGSSPSNAAVFGSSSHRKTESSPSPGNPSLDDRALLEDLEKQRAMIKAELDSQLMEGKVQSGMGLILQGYNSGSEEDGDARVRNGEQRQKGSTGKPESPRAGRSGKSRRDSTEASKSSSRRHSRSKSRDRPSKESKQEKTTKSSKDAAVKDKGRGRSKSPDRKRSGSTDRSKERTRKSNSPSIKRGEQRSIRTDKRSSPQPDVRPDKERANRRSRSPGRERPSRLDAERDKRPAKSPSKDASSGKENRSPHRRGIHSPPRRRSVSPRHKDTRQPSASASDRASKQSHSPSRTRSSPRRGRSRSPEDRRRDADRQESPLRKRLRTDMGLGRDRSRDTSPRSSSRRRMSRSPLRRRSPSPRRRSRSSPRRRSRSPLRHRSGERDRYGRPRQYRRSTSRERERRRRRSRDEDKFKGSLSEGMKVDQESSEGEMLDDFDGEEVDEEALIEQRRQQRMAIVQKYKVGNEDTNMASEPSSPQSSTRSRSPSPDDILERVAADVKEYERENLNTFEANIKAKHNLIAQEKDGANPKKPSAPDMFTESDDMFAADFDSARMRAAGVGKDFKENPNLRDNWTDAEGYYRVNIGETLDKRYDVYGYTGQGVFSNVIRARDTARAGQEVAVKIIRNNELMQKTGLKELEFLKKLNDADPDDKFHCLRLFRHFYHKQHLCLVFEPLSMNLREVLKKYGKDVGLHIKAVRSYSQQLFLALKLLKRCNILHADIKPDNILVNESKTILKLCDFGSASHVADNDITPYLVSRFYRAPEIIIGKPYDYGIDMWSVGCTLYELYTGKILFPGSSNNHMIKLAMDLKGKMPNKMIRKGLFKDQHFDQNLNFLYIEVDKVTEREKVTVMSTINPTKDLLADMVGGQRLPEDQRKKVMQLKDLLDGTLMLDPAKRISINQALQHPFIQEKI